A window of the Sandaracinaceae bacterium genome harbors these coding sequences:
- a CDS encoding addiction module protein: MTSTAQKILEDALSLPEDERAALADALNESLSPKGDLSPAWKAEIARRIEAVEGGESRLIPGDEALARVRAALESR; encoded by the coding sequence GTGACGTCGACCGCTCAGAAGATCCTCGAAGACGCCCTGTCCCTCCCCGAGGACGAGCGGGCCGCGCTTGCTGACGCCCTCAACGAGAGCCTGTCTCCGAAGGGTGACCTCAGCCCTGCCTGGAAGGCAGAGATCGCGCGGCGCATCGAGGCGGTCGAGGGCGGCGAGTCCCGTCTCATCCCGGGCGACGAAGCACTCGCCCGTGTTCGGGCCGCTCTCGAATCGCGCTGA
- a CDS encoding addiction module protein has translation MTSTAEKLYESALALPEEDREALALRILDTLPRMASSEVSAAWRDEVVRRVGQVRRGEVETESLAEVEAHLDAVLSR, from the coding sequence GTGACGTCGACCGCCGAGAAGCTCTATGAGAGCGCACTTGCGCTTCCCGAAGAGGACCGCGAGGCCCTCGCGCTGCGCATCCTCGACACCCTTCCCCGGATGGCAAGCAGCGAGGTCTCCGCCGCATGGCGAGACGAGGTCGTTCGTCGCGTCGGGCAAGTTCGACGTGGCGAGGTCGAGACCGAGTCGCTGGCCGAGGTCGAGGCACATCTGGACGCCGTGCTGAGCCGGTAG
- a CDS encoding transposase translates to MHRLGIQRPRKRLHPRRSKVGVRASRPNELWHIDASRVRLLDGTVRWLHGIIDNHSRKILAWTVGTSCRASATELLLRQAVAYLPAGSPPVTVITDGGSENTTVGHPDFAGLLHQARAQVDVTFSSSMIESFWNHLKHRWLFLHHLDSEETLVRLTGMYVEDHNTLIPRAALGGRTPDEVYSDVEPDLPGRIAAEAVIARRQRLLSNQALAGCGGCDGPVQPVPGREVLDSP, encoded by the coding sequence ATGCACCGCCTCGGCATCCAGCGCCCGCGCAAGCGCCTGCATCCCCGCCGCTCCAAAGTCGGCGTGCGTGCATCGCGCCCCAACGAGCTCTGGCACATCGACGCATCCCGCGTCCGCCTCCTCGACGGCACCGTCCGCTGGCTCCACGGCATCATCGACAACCACTCCCGCAAGATCCTTGCGTGGACCGTCGGCACCTCCTGCCGCGCTTCCGCCACCGAGCTTCTGCTCCGCCAGGCGGTGGCCTACCTGCCCGCGGGCAGCCCGCCGGTCACCGTCATCACGGACGGCGGCTCCGAGAACACCACGGTCGGCCACCCCGACTTTGCCGGCCTGCTCCATCAAGCCCGCGCCCAGGTCGACGTCACCTTCTCCAGCAGCATGATCGAGAGCTTCTGGAACCACCTCAAGCACCGCTGGCTCTTCCTCCACCACCTCGACTCCGAGGAGACCCTCGTCCGCCTCACCGGCATGTACGTCGAGGACCACAACACCCTCATCCCGAGAGCTGCGCTCGGTGGTCGCACGCCCGACGAGGTCTACAGCGACGTCGAGCCCGACCTGCCTGGGCGAATCGCCGCTGAAGCCGTTATCGCGAGACGCCAACGGCTCCTCTCCAACCAGGCCCTCGCCGGATGTGGAGGCTGCGACGGACCTGTCCAGCCCGTCCCCGGAAGGGAGGTCCTCGACAGCCCATAG
- a CDS encoding type II toxin-antitoxin system RelE/ParE family toxin yields MRELRFHREARAELVAAAEHHEAERPGYGERFREEMRKLVEQAAELPATGQREAGYPAGVDVRTFRFRVFPYSLVVSIEPEMVLVVAVTHGRRRPGYWRDRLE; encoded by the coding sequence GTGCGCGAGCTTCGGTTCCATCGCGAGGCCCGCGCCGAGTTGGTTGCAGCGGCCGAGCACCACGAGGCAGAGCGACCTGGCTACGGCGAGCGGTTTCGCGAGGAGATGCGCAAGCTCGTCGAGCAGGCCGCCGAGCTACCCGCGACCGGGCAACGCGAGGCGGGCTACCCTGCGGGCGTCGACGTCCGGACGTTTCGCTTCCGCGTCTTCCCATACTCACTCGTCGTCTCCATTGAGCCCGAAATGGTCCTCGTCGTCGCTGTCACTCACGGACGGCGCCGACCCGGCTACTGGCGAGACCGCCTCGAGTAG
- a CDS encoding type II toxin-antitoxin system RelE/ParE family toxin — protein MELPFEQDALDEFEAAAKYIDAECEGHGLLFIDEVKARVARAARFPRSGVAIPGIDAERDVRRFGLERFPYSVIIGTVSGRRAVLAVAHMSREPGYWRDRLK, from the coding sequence ATGGAGCTTCCGTTTGAGCAAGACGCCCTCGACGAGTTCGAGGCGGCGGCGAAGTACATCGATGCGGAGTGCGAGGGCCACGGCCTGCTCTTCATCGACGAGGTCAAGGCCCGCGTTGCGAGAGCCGCGCGGTTCCCGAGAAGCGGTGTCGCGATTCCGGGGATCGACGCCGAGCGCGATGTCCGCCGGTTCGGTCTCGAGCGCTTCCCGTACTCGGTCATCATCGGAACAGTATCGGGCCGCCGGGCGGTGCTGGCGGTCGCCCATATGAGTCGAGAGCCCGGCTACTGGCGGGACCGCCTGAAGTAG